TTCCAAGCGCAAGCGTGCAGAAGCAGCTCTGGAGGAAGAGCGCTCCATGCTGCGGCTGGTAATTGACCACGTTCCTGTTCAGGTTTTCTTTAAGGACACGGAATCGCGTTATGTGATGGTGAACCAGCGCCAGTGCGATTGGATCGGAGCCAAGAACCCTGAAGAGATTTTGGGGAAAACTCCTGAAGACTACTTTACTGAGAATCACTGGAATATTTCCCGCTCCAATGACCTGAAAATCATGGAGACTGGCGAGTCTATCGTGGATCAGATTGTCTGCGAGCGTTGGAAAAACCGCCCTGATACCTATGTGCAGATTGTAAAGCGCCCATGGTGGGATAGCCGTGGCAAGCTGAAGGGGACTTTTGGTATTTCCACGGATGTAACCAAGCTGATCTCAGCAAAGGAAAAGCTGGAGCAGATGGCTCTCAATCTTCAAATGAGGAACCGGGCTTACATGGAGGAACTTCAGCTGGCTCGTGAGGTGCAGCAGGCCTTGTTGCCTGGTAGGCAAGGTGTCTGGGAGGAGCATATCGCGCCTATGGTTGGTAAGGCAGACATTGCCCAGCGCTATATTCCAGCCACCGAATTGGCAGGTGACTATTATGATGTGATGCCGCTGGAGGACGGTAAAGTGGGTATCTTCATTGCTGATGTGATGGGTCACGGGGTTCGATCTGCTCTCGTTGTCGGTATGATCAAGGGGGTGATGGAGAAAGCTAGCAGCTACGCCAGCCAACCCGCGGAGTTTATGTCTCGTCTCAACCAGGGGCTGACACGTATTTTAGGGCGGTCTAAGATCGATATGTTTACGACGGCCTGCTACGTGGTGTTGGACTTTGAGCGTGATCATATGTGCATAGTGAGTGCTGGTCATGATTACCCACTTTTCAAGTGGCGTGGCGAAAGTAAGATTACTGGGCATGAGAGCAAGGGGCCCGCACTTGGTCTCTTCATGCAGGCTGAGTACCATTCAGTCTGCTGTTCTATCAGTGACGTGGATACGA
The sequence above is drawn from the Rubritalea squalenifaciens DSM 18772 genome and encodes:
- a CDS encoding SpoIIE family protein phosphatase; this translates as MTFQDTLNLVLKASNEGVWDWYVGSDEVYYSDRVRDFMGWKSGEEINIFKEPEKILFKPDVAYFSNILEMTLADSDEELFAIDCRIVCPNGRKRWLRIRGIVTWQDEKPIRLTGSMIDISKRKRAEAALEEERSMLRLVIDHVPVQVFFKDTESRYVMVNQRQCDWIGAKNPEEILGKTPEDYFTENHWNISRSNDLKIMETGESIVDQIVCERWKNRPDTYVQIVKRPWWDSRGKLKGTFGISTDVTKLISAKEKLEQMALNLQMRNRAYMEELQLAREVQQALLPGRQGVWEEHIAPMVGKADIAQRYIPATELAGDYYDVMPLEDGKVGIFIADVMGHGVRSALVVGMIKGVMEKASSYASQPAEFMSRLNQGLTRILGRSKIDMFTTACYVVLDFERDHMCIVSAGHDYPLFKWRGESKITGHESKGPALGLFMQAEYHSVCCSISDVDTMLMYTDGIYESSNINGDEWGIERLEKAYREGGCESMEALLDYIDQRAMAWMGEKGFDDDVCLIGVRMKGANGLGL